One genomic window of Pseudomonas aeruginosa includes the following:
- a CDS encoding substrate-binding periplasmic protein: MLRCALLLLTLLLPCALPAANLRLVGDSWPPFVDSRLPGNGLAVELVTTALKRAGFDSSFQQVPWSRALYGVRSGDYDIALSAWYEPARSLYGQFSRAYLSNRIRLLQRKGRGIEFSRLSDLRPYRIAVVRDYAYAPEFDRDSRLQKVNVTSFANAARMLEAGRVDLAVEDELALGVAFKGELADLRDKLEVLPIPLGENGLHLLVSLRNPRHDEIVDGFDLAIRGMRDDGSYQRLLERYGAR, from the coding sequence ATGCTGCGATGCGCACTCCTGCTGCTGACATTGCTCCTCCCTTGCGCGCTGCCTGCCGCCAACCTGCGCCTGGTCGGCGACTCCTGGCCGCCTTTCGTCGATTCGCGCCTGCCTGGCAACGGCCTGGCGGTGGAACTGGTGACCACCGCGCTCAAGCGCGCCGGCTTCGACTCGAGTTTCCAGCAGGTACCCTGGTCGCGTGCCCTGTATGGCGTGCGCAGCGGCGACTACGACATCGCCCTGAGCGCCTGGTACGAGCCCGCCCGCAGCCTCTACGGGCAGTTTTCCCGCGCCTACCTGAGCAACCGCATCCGCCTGCTGCAACGCAAGGGGCGGGGTATCGAGTTTTCCCGCCTGAGCGACCTGCGTCCCTACCGCATCGCGGTCGTGCGCGACTATGCCTACGCGCCCGAATTCGACCGTGACAGCCGTCTGCAGAAGGTCAACGTGACCAGCTTCGCCAACGCCGCGCGGATGCTCGAGGCGGGGCGGGTCGACCTGGCGGTGGAGGACGAGCTGGCGCTGGGGGTCGCCTTCAAGGGCGAACTGGCCGATTTGCGCGACAAGCTGGAGGTACTGCCCATCCCGCTTGGCGAGAACGGCCTGCACCTGCTGGTGAGCCTGAGGAATCCCCGGCATGACGAGATCGTCGACGGCTTCGACCTGGCCATCCGCGGCATGCGCGACGACGGCAGCTACCAGCGCCTGCTGGAGCGCTACGGCGCGCGCTAG